A window of Streptomyces sp. DG1A-41 contains these coding sequences:
- a CDS encoding class I SAM-dependent methyltransferase: MADECFRHPRLAAVYDALDPDRADLEPYLRMAEESGARRVLDIGCGTGVFALSLAERGVEVVGADPAAASLDVARGKPGSERVRWIHGDATTLPPLTADLATMTGNAAQAVVDPEDWRRTLRGAREALRPGGRFVFETRIPARRAWEEWNRGATHTVTHVPGVGAVDSWADLLDVSGPLVTFRWTYVFAADGQVLTSDSTLRFREREEVEAELVAQGYAVEDVRDAPDRPGREFVFVARRPRTAG, translated from the coding sequence ATGGCAGACGAGTGCTTCCGGCATCCACGGCTCGCCGCGGTCTACGACGCGCTCGACCCCGACCGCGCCGATCTCGAACCGTACCTGCGGATGGCGGAGGAGTCCGGGGCGCGTCGAGTGCTCGACATCGGCTGCGGCACGGGCGTGTTCGCGCTGTCGCTGGCGGAACGCGGCGTCGAGGTCGTCGGCGCCGACCCCGCCGCCGCGTCCCTGGACGTGGCCCGGGGCAAGCCGGGCAGCGAGCGGGTGCGGTGGATCCACGGCGACGCGACGACCCTCCCGCCCCTGACCGCCGACCTCGCGACGATGACGGGCAACGCCGCCCAGGCGGTCGTCGACCCCGAGGACTGGCGGAGGACCCTGCGAGGGGCCCGTGAGGCACTGCGGCCCGGCGGCCGCTTCGTGTTCGAGACCCGGATTCCGGCCCGCCGCGCCTGGGAGGAGTGGAACCGCGGGGCCACGCACACCGTGACGCACGTGCCCGGTGTCGGCGCCGTCGACTCCTGGGCCGATCTGCTCGACGTGAGCGGGCCGCTGGTGACGTTCCGCTGGACCTACGTGTTCGCGGCGGACGGGCAGGTGCTGACGTCGGACTCGACGCTGCGCTTCCGCGAGCGGGAAGAGGTCGAGGCCGAACTCGTCGCGCAGGGCTATGCGGTGGAGGACGTGCGCGACGCGCCCGACCGGCCGGGCCGGGAGTTCGTGTTCGTCGCACGCCGTCCGCGGACAGCCGGCTGA
- a CDS encoding leucine-rich repeat domain-containing protein gives MRSELNLWRHQLGKVPESVWQRTELEVLILADNGLTELPSEIGRLHRLTTLDLGHNKLTSIPDALGDLAELSGCLYLHDNSLSRLPDTLGNLTRLRYLNVGENPLTALPETIGRMTELIELRAQHSRLTKLPAGIGCLRKLRELWLRENKLTSLPASITELEELRHLDLRENALDELPEPLLRLPRLRQLDLRSNRIVQLPDWVARMPALEKLDLRWNPCAPSPHLLTELEQRGCVVLL, from the coding sequence ATGCGGTCGGAACTCAACCTCTGGCGCCACCAGCTCGGGAAAGTGCCCGAGTCAGTGTGGCAGCGCACCGAGCTGGAGGTGCTGATTCTGGCGGACAACGGGCTCACCGAACTCCCCTCCGAGATCGGGCGACTCCACCGGCTCACGACCCTGGACCTCGGCCACAACAAGCTCACGTCGATTCCTGACGCTCTGGGCGACCTGGCCGAACTCAGCGGCTGCCTCTATCTGCACGACAACAGCCTGTCCCGGCTCCCGGACACGCTGGGAAACCTGACGCGGCTGCGCTATCTCAATGTCGGTGAAAACCCTCTCACCGCCCTGCCCGAAACCATCGGCCGGATGACCGAGCTGATCGAACTTCGCGCCCAGCACAGCCGGCTGACCAAGTTGCCCGCGGGCATCGGCTGCCTCCGCAAGCTGCGCGAACTCTGGCTCCGGGAGAACAAGCTCACCAGTCTGCCGGCCTCGATCACTGAACTGGAGGAGCTACGGCACCTGGACCTGCGGGAGAACGCGCTCGACGAGCTACCGGAGCCCTTGCTGCGCCTTCCCCGGCTTCGCCAGCTCGACCTGCGCAGCAACCGCATCGTCCAGCTGCCGGACTGGGTCGCACGGATGCCCGCGCTGGAGAAGCTGGATCTGCGCTGGAACCCCTGCGCGCCATCCCCGCACCTGCTCACCGAGCTGGAACAGCGCGGCTGCGTGGTCCTGCTGTGA
- a CDS encoding alpha/beta hydrolase, with protein MRFTSEQRLDDGVLEREFTLGEIPGTLWTPESVPSPLVLMAHNNGLPKAEPRLVARARYTAARGYAVATIDAAGCGDRPRSAADEQARADLRRAMQAGEPVDEIFESFIGPLVEKAVPEWRTTLDALLSLPEIGGPVGYSGWTAVGIRLAVVEPRIAAAGFFAGGYVPRAQREEARQVAIPLLFLMQWDDEGNPRQRALDLFDAFGTKEKTLHANMGGHTGTPWFEVEDGARFFGRHLK; from the coding sequence ATGCGATTCACTTCCGAGCAGCGCCTCGACGACGGCGTCCTCGAACGTGAGTTCACCCTCGGCGAGATCCCCGGCACCCTGTGGACGCCCGAATCCGTACCCTCACCGCTGGTCCTGATGGCCCACAACAATGGCCTGCCCAAGGCGGAACCCCGGCTGGTGGCCCGGGCCCGGTACACCGCGGCGCGCGGCTACGCGGTGGCCACCATCGACGCCGCCGGGTGCGGTGACCGGCCCCGTTCCGCCGCCGACGAGCAGGCCCGCGCCGACCTCCGCCGGGCTATGCAGGCCGGCGAGCCGGTCGACGAGATCTTCGAGTCCTTCATCGGCCCGCTGGTCGAAAAGGCGGTCCCTGAATGGCGGACCACCCTGGACGCCCTCCTCTCGCTGCCCGAGATCGGCGGCCCGGTCGGGTACTCGGGGTGGACCGCCGTCGGCATTCGGCTGGCGGTGGTAGAGCCGCGCATCGCGGCCGCCGGGTTCTTCGCCGGGGGTTACGTACCCCGCGCCCAGCGCGAGGAGGCCCGGCAGGTCGCCATTCCGCTGCTGTTCCTGATGCAGTGGGACGACGAAGGGAACCCCCGGCAACGGGCCCTGGACCTGTTCGACGCCTTCGGCACCAAGGAGAAGACGCTGCACGCCAATATGGGCGGGCACACCGGCACCCCGTGGTTCGAGGTGGAGGACGGGGCCCGGTTCTTCGGCCGGCACCTGAAGTGA
- a CDS encoding 2-dehydropantoate 2-reductase: MTEHHLKFAVVGVGGLGGFFGGRLAAAGHDVTFVARGAHLDVLRRDGLTVRGPDTDLHVERVRAVGDSQDVGEADVVLLCVKMAQLDEALERLKPVIGPGTAVVTVQNGVDAPQQVADALGRDAVLPGIARVNTYLEAPGVVRHVGGLGALAFAEWDNRPSDRVRQLRAVLGAAGVKSPAPDDVWADLWAKFLFVAPCGGLGAVTGEPFGVLRSRPGTRAVLRDAMTEVQAVAGARGVALPDDIVATSLDFLDRQPAEGTPSLHRDILAGRPNELEAWTGAVVRLGAATGTPTPVNSLLYELAALRADRAAN, translated from the coding sequence ATGACGGAGCATCATCTCAAGTTCGCAGTGGTCGGGGTCGGGGGACTCGGCGGATTCTTCGGCGGGCGGCTCGCCGCTGCCGGGCACGACGTCACGTTCGTCGCGCGCGGCGCCCATCTGGACGTCCTGCGGCGCGACGGGCTGACGGTCCGGGGGCCGGACACGGACCTGCACGTCGAGCGGGTGCGCGCTGTCGGTGACAGCCAGGACGTCGGTGAGGCCGACGTCGTGCTGCTCTGCGTCAAGATGGCTCAACTGGACGAGGCGCTCGAGCGATTGAAGCCGGTGATCGGTCCCGGCACCGCTGTCGTCACCGTGCAGAACGGAGTGGATGCGCCGCAGCAGGTGGCCGACGCGCTCGGGCGGGACGCCGTACTGCCCGGCATCGCCCGTGTCAACACGTACCTGGAGGCCCCGGGCGTGGTGCGGCACGTCGGCGGCCTGGGCGCGCTGGCGTTCGCCGAGTGGGACAACCGGCCGTCCGACCGTGTGAGGCAACTGCGTGCTGTGCTCGGCGCGGCGGGCGTGAAGTCGCCCGCGCCGGACGACGTCTGGGCCGACCTGTGGGCGAAGTTCCTGTTCGTGGCGCCCTGCGGCGGGCTCGGTGCCGTCACGGGCGAGCCGTTCGGGGTGCTGCGGTCCCGGCCCGGCACGCGCGCCGTTCTCCGCGACGCCATGACGGAGGTGCAGGCCGTCGCGGGGGCCCGTGGCGTCGCCCTCCCCGACGACATCGTGGCGACGTCCCTCGACTTCCTCGACCGCCAGCCCGCCGAGGGCACGCCCTCGCTCCATCGCGACATCCTCGCGGGCCGGCCGAACGAGCTCGAGGCGTGGACCGGCGCGGTGGTCCGGCTCGGCGCCGCCACGGGCACACCGACCCCGGTCAACTCCCTGCTGTACGAACTGGCGGCGCTGCGGGCGGACCGGGCCGCCAACTGA
- a CDS encoding APC family permease, with amino-acid sequence MSATDSDAAAAPERGDDTPLRRAIGPKLLILFVIGDILGTGIYATTGQVAGKVGGALWLPFVIGFVVAILTAASYVELVGKYPKAAGAALYTQKAFQVPFLTFIVAFMVMCSGLSSASAAARAFSGDYLSEFTDFFPPTLIAILFILALAALNLRGVSESVKTNVVLTVVELTGLLVILTIGAWAVLTGDGEPSRLGEFQAEGTGYALLTSVLGATALGFFAFVGFEDSVNMAEETKDPVRTFPRAIFTGVAVTGTIYVLVALVSSLLVDYRVLEDSSGPLLEVVKVGGIDFPPKLFALIALFAVTNSALINIMMASRLCYGMANERILPRALGRVLPRRRTPVVGIVFVSLLAIGLVSTGEIEGLGDTTAFLLLCVFAVVNIAVLVLRRDRVEHQHFRTPTALPVLGAITALILASPLSDRPVEVYIRAGVLVAIGIGLWVLNKAVLKVRGEA; translated from the coding sequence GTGTCCGCAACCGACAGTGATGCAGCCGCCGCGCCGGAGCGAGGGGACGACACCCCTCTGCGACGTGCCATCGGCCCGAAACTGCTGATTCTGTTCGTGATCGGCGACATCCTCGGCACCGGTATCTACGCCACCACCGGTCAGGTCGCCGGCAAGGTCGGCGGGGCACTGTGGCTGCCGTTCGTCATCGGGTTCGTCGTAGCGATCCTGACGGCCGCCTCGTACGTCGAGCTCGTCGGCAAGTACCCGAAGGCGGCCGGAGCCGCGCTCTACACCCAGAAGGCGTTCCAGGTCCCGTTCCTGACCTTCATCGTCGCCTTCATGGTCATGTGCTCGGGCCTTTCCTCGGCGAGCGCGGCGGCCCGCGCCTTCAGCGGCGACTACCTGTCCGAGTTCACGGACTTCTTCCCGCCCACCCTCATCGCGATCCTGTTCATCCTCGCCCTCGCGGCCCTGAACCTGCGAGGCGTGTCGGAGTCCGTGAAGACCAACGTGGTCCTCACCGTGGTCGAACTGACCGGCCTGCTCGTCATCCTCACGATCGGCGCCTGGGCTGTTTTGACCGGTGACGGTGAACCCTCCCGGCTCGGTGAGTTCCAGGCGGAGGGCACCGGTTACGCGCTGCTCACCAGCGTGCTGGGGGCGACGGCCCTCGGTTTCTTCGCCTTCGTGGGCTTCGAGGACTCCGTCAACATGGCCGAGGAGACCAAGGATCCGGTGCGGACGTTCCCGCGCGCCATCTTCACCGGCGTCGCCGTCACCGGCACCATCTACGTCCTGGTCGCGCTGGTCTCCTCGCTGCTCGTCGACTACCGCGTGCTGGAGGACTCCAGCGGCCCGCTGCTGGAGGTCGTCAAGGTCGGCGGCATCGACTTCCCGCCCAAACTCTTCGCCCTGATCGCGCTGTTCGCGGTCACCAACTCGGCACTGATCAACATCATGATGGCGTCCCGCCTCTGCTACGGCATGGCGAACGAACGCATCCTGCCGCGAGCCCTGGGCCGCGTACTGCCCCGGCGCCGCACCCCGGTCGTCGGCATCGTCTTCGTCTCGCTCCTCGCCATCGGCCTGGTCTCCACCGGGGAGATCGAGGGCCTCGGCGACACCACGGCCTTCCTCCTGCTGTGCGTCTTCGCCGTCGTCAACATCGCCGTCCTCGTCCTGCGCCGCGACCGTGTCGAACACCAGCACTTCCGTACGCCGACCGCCCTGCCGGTGCTCGGCGCGATCACCGCCCTGATCCTGGCCAGCCCGTTGTCCGACCGGCCCGTGGAGGTCTACATCCGGGCGGGCGTGCTGGTGGCCATCGGCATCGGACTGTGGGTGCTCAACAAGGCGGTGCTGAAAGTACGCGGCGAGGCGTGA
- a CDS encoding spore-associated protein has protein sequence MRFTRSVLAASALAALTVGTTTALTSPASAAPNTTPQKVCGSAYKTVNSAAVGSLGTVYLTYNASNGKNCVTTIRNNPGTAVDMSAWIYVPDTEESDEDAGRFTSFAGPTYVYGKGHCVDWGGNINNVYVQVHGSNCGALKEHRVTFTR, from the coding sequence ATGAGATTCACCCGTTCCGTCCTGGCCGCGTCCGCCTTGGCGGCACTGACCGTGGGGACCACGACCGCCCTGACGTCACCCGCCTCCGCCGCGCCCAACACCACTCCGCAGAAGGTCTGCGGAAGCGCCTACAAGACCGTGAACTCGGCGGCCGTCGGTTCCCTGGGCACCGTCTACCTGACGTACAACGCCTCCAACGGGAAGAACTGCGTCACGACCATCCGCAACAACCCGGGTACCGCCGTGGACATGTCCGCGTGGATCTACGTCCCCGACACCGAGGAAAGCGACGAGGACGCCGGGCGCTTCACGTCCTTCGCCGGACCGACCTACGTCTACGGCAAGGGCCACTGCGTCGACTGGGGCGGCAACATCAACAACGTGTACGTGCAGGTGCACGGCTCCAACTGCGGCGCCCTGAAGGAACACCGGGTCACGTTCACCCGCTGA
- a CDS encoding DUF899 family protein: MTTTPSEPPTTPPGRPPIVDLATWQAARDELLVREKAHTHEGDALAAARRRLPMVESDGTVEVVGPDGPVPFLDLFQGRDELVVYKHMWYDGAPHQGQCEGCTTTAWHLKDAVYLNARGVSFAVLTTGRWDEVASYIEFMGYTQPWYSVRGVEAPVGGEMGYLTCFLRDGDRVFLTYSTTGRGNERVNGSLCLLDMTPYGRGEAWEDNPEGRPEGHAPCWSWRSDADGNATWGPTSRPVAQWTRPGATPVETLGRHGHHH, encoded by the coding sequence ATGACGACCACGCCGAGCGAACCGCCCACCACACCGCCCGGCCGCCCGCCCATCGTCGACCTGGCCACCTGGCAGGCCGCACGCGACGAGCTCCTGGTCCGCGAGAAAGCCCACACGCACGAGGGCGACGCCCTCGCCGCGGCCCGTCGCCGGCTGCCGATGGTGGAGTCCGACGGGACGGTCGAGGTAGTCGGACCCGACGGCCCGGTCCCGTTCCTCGACCTGTTCCAGGGCCGCGACGAGCTCGTGGTCTACAAGCACATGTGGTACGACGGCGCGCCGCACCAGGGGCAGTGCGAAGGCTGCACCACCACCGCCTGGCATCTGAAGGACGCCGTCTACCTCAACGCCCGCGGCGTCTCGTTCGCCGTCCTGACCACGGGCCGGTGGGACGAGGTGGCCTCGTACATCGAGTTCATGGGCTACACCCAGCCCTGGTATTCGGTGCGGGGCGTGGAGGCGCCGGTCGGCGGAGAAATGGGGTACCTCACGTGCTTCCTGCGCGACGGCGACCGCGTGTTCCTCACCTACTCCACGACGGGTCGTGGCAACGAGCGGGTCAACGGATCCCTCTGCCTGCTCGACATGACGCCCTACGGCCGCGGCGAGGCGTGGGAGGACAACCCCGAGGGCCGGCCCGAGGGACATGCCCCGTGCTGGTCCTGGCGTTCGGACGCGGACGGCAACGCCACCTGGGGTCCGACCAGCCGCCCCGTAGCGCAGTGGACGCGCCCCGGCGCGACCCCGGTGGAGACCCTCGGCCGGCACGGCCACCACCACTGA
- a CDS encoding CatB-related O-acetyltransferase, whose translation MPVPADPTVLHPMPEQPRVVLLKPLVKSPLIEDGEYSYYDDPDDPTAFETRNVLHHYGPEKLIIGRFCALGTGVRFIMNGANHRMDGPSTFPFPTMGGSWAEHFDLLTGLPNRGDTVVGHDVWFGHGTTIMPGVRIGHGAIIASGAVVTGDVPDYGIVGGNPARLIRTRHSDEDVARLLAVAWWDWPAEHITEHVRTIMSGAIDDLEAARPDA comes from the coding sequence ATGCCTGTGCCTGCCGACCCGACGGTCCTGCATCCGATGCCCGAACAGCCCCGGGTGGTACTGCTCAAACCACTCGTGAAGTCCCCACTGATCGAGGACGGGGAGTACTCCTACTACGACGACCCGGACGACCCCACGGCGTTCGAGACGCGCAACGTGCTCCACCACTACGGACCGGAGAAGCTGATCATCGGCAGGTTCTGTGCTCTGGGCACGGGAGTGCGGTTCATCATGAACGGCGCCAACCACCGCATGGACGGCCCCTCGACCTTCCCCTTCCCCACCATGGGCGGCTCCTGGGCCGAGCACTTCGACCTGCTCACCGGCCTGCCGAACCGGGGCGACACCGTCGTCGGCCACGACGTCTGGTTCGGCCACGGCACGACGATCATGCCCGGCGTGCGGATCGGGCACGGCGCGATCATCGCCTCCGGCGCCGTGGTCACCGGCGACGTGCCCGACTACGGCATCGTCGGCGGCAACCCGGCCCGCCTCATCCGTACCCGCCACAGCGACGAGGACGTCGCCCGGCTGCTGGCGGTGGCCTGGTGGGACTGGCCCGCGGAGCACATCACCGAGCACGTGCGGACGATCATGTCGGGCGCCATCGACGACCTGGAGGCCGCCCGGCCCGACGCCTGA
- a CDS encoding AAA family ATPase, whose amino-acid sequence MIPVLWLCGPPGVGKTTVAWQLYRELDQAGMRAAFTDIDQLGICYPEPAADPGRHRMKARNLAAVADGFRRAGARCLVVSGVVDPERGVELAGLPGAAVTVCRLRAGRDELLRRFLGRGGAPELLDAVRREADALDASDVADVCVDTGGVTVPEVVRLVRERTGGWPGSVPSAETDVAESADGPGDRRPADGPVLWLCGASGVGKSTVGFAVYQRVLRAGFTAAYVDLEQVGFCHPLPAEGAGGHRVRAGNLAALWRTYRSAGAQALVVTGPVEGPAAVGVYAAALPGAEFTLCRLHAGREELTRRIMRRGSGGGWPRPGDPLRGRPAERLLEVADEAVATAAALDDAGVGDLRIDTDGHTVDQVTDALLARTGWPSAAGT is encoded by the coding sequence GTGATTCCTGTTCTGTGGTTGTGCGGTCCGCCGGGAGTGGGCAAGACGACCGTCGCCTGGCAGCTGTACCGGGAGCTCGACCAGGCGGGCATGCGGGCCGCGTTCACCGATATCGACCAACTCGGCATCTGCTACCCGGAGCCGGCGGCGGACCCGGGCCGGCATCGTATGAAGGCGCGGAACCTCGCTGCCGTGGCGGACGGGTTCCGGCGGGCCGGGGCCCGGTGTCTCGTCGTCTCGGGTGTCGTCGACCCCGAGCGGGGCGTCGAGCTCGCCGGCCTGCCGGGGGCCGCGGTGACGGTGTGCCGGCTGCGCGCCGGCCGGGACGAGCTGCTGCGGCGTTTCCTCGGGCGCGGCGGTGCTCCCGAACTGCTCGACGCCGTGCGGCGGGAGGCCGATGCCCTCGACGCGAGTGACGTCGCCGATGTGTGTGTCGACACCGGTGGTGTGACGGTGCCGGAGGTGGTGCGGCTCGTGCGGGAACGGACCGGTGGATGGCCCGGGTCCGTTCCGTCGGCGGAGACCGACGTGGCGGAGTCGGCCGACGGGCCCGGGGACCGGCGGCCCGCCGACGGCCCTGTTCTGTGGCTGTGCGGGGCGAGCGGCGTCGGCAAGTCGACGGTCGGCTTCGCGGTCTACCAGCGGGTGCTGCGCGCCGGGTTCACCGCCGCGTACGTCGATCTGGAGCAGGTCGGATTCTGTCACCCCCTGCCGGCCGAGGGCGCCGGCGGTCATCGCGTCAGGGCCGGGAACCTGGCGGCCCTGTGGCGGACCTACCGGTCTGCCGGGGCGCAGGCGCTGGTGGTGACCGGGCCGGTTGAGGGGCCGGCCGCGGTCGGTGTGTATGCCGCGGCGCTGCCCGGGGCCGAGTTCACACTGTGCCGGCTGCACGCCGGGCGGGAGGAACTGACGCGGCGGATCATGCGGCGGGGGAGTGGCGGCGGTTGGCCACGGCCGGGTGATCCGCTGCGCGGCCGGCCCGCCGAGCGTCTGCTGGAGGTCGCCGACGAGGCGGTGGCCACGGCCGCCGCGCTGGACGACGCGGGCGTGGGCGACCTGCGCATCGACACCGACGGGCACACCGTGGACCAAGTGACGGACGCGCTCCTGGCGCGGACAGGGTGGCCGTCTGCGGCGGGAACCTAG
- a CDS encoding phenolic acid decarboxylase: MASNGAHVTTVENPVPAQELSGIVGHRFIYTYANGWQYEMYVKNPTTIGYRIHSGMVDGRWVKDQRVDLVQLDDDHYKISWNEPTGTSVSVNVMPGKRRLHGVIFFPRWVEEHGERTVLYQNDHLDEMRKYRDEGPTYPVYVVPEFAKITLFEYVGPDDETVIATAPADLPQGWSDRTD, encoded by the coding sequence ATGGCCAGCAACGGAGCACACGTGACCACCGTCGAGAACCCTGTCCCCGCGCAGGAGCTCTCCGGCATCGTCGGCCACCGCTTCATCTACACCTACGCCAACGGCTGGCAGTACGAGATGTACGTGAAGAACCCGACCACCATCGGCTACCGGATCCACTCCGGCATGGTGGACGGCCGCTGGGTCAAGGATCAGCGGGTCGACCTCGTCCAACTGGACGACGACCACTACAAGATCTCCTGGAACGAGCCCACCGGTACGTCGGTCTCCGTCAATGTCATGCCCGGCAAGCGCCGCCTGCACGGCGTGATCTTCTTCCCGCGCTGGGTCGAGGAGCACGGCGAACGCACCGTCCTCTACCAGAACGACCACCTCGACGAGATGCGCAAGTACCGCGACGAAGGCCCGACTTATCCGGTCTACGTCGTCCCGGAATTCGCGAAGATCACCCTCTTCGAGTACGTCGGCCCCGACGACGAGACGGTCATCGCCACGGCCCCCGCAGACCTCCCGCAGGGCTGGTCCGACCGCACCGACTGA
- a CDS encoding AMP-binding protein: protein MCVAAGAPSGPALRAAVEETLGAPLLGAYGSTETCGMIACGPPVPGMDVRVVDPRSGEDVPDGAEGEVWVRAPSLMTGYHAQPEATAAALRDGWYRTGDLGRRVEHGRLRLTGRVGELIIRGGENILVAPVLSSAMHLATCGGLLAARSINSCLAGSLDEDRLFAEFETRHRHEYGLFHEFLVSSYDMRQDERSYFWKARKVTSVGTTELEAFVELVGGLASGDASLTEAAGPAGERLTAVADDFERAVRRLPDADDLRNPLYESESFRQVFQEGPSHRNAGVFGGPLESEALLRPGGLVASEDGPAWVEPEGR, encoded by the coding sequence ATGTGCGTCGCGGCCGGCGCCCCGAGTGGCCCGGCTCTGCGCGCGGCCGTGGAGGAGACCCTCGGGGCGCCGCTGCTGGGCGCGTACGGCAGTACCGAGACCTGCGGCATGATCGCCTGCGGACCGCCCGTCCCGGGCATGGACGTACGCGTCGTCGACCCGCGGAGCGGCGAGGACGTCCCGGACGGGGCCGAGGGCGAGGTCTGGGTGCGTGCGCCGAGCCTGATGACCGGGTACCACGCGCAGCCCGAGGCGACGGCCGCCGCGCTGCGGGACGGCTGGTACCGCACCGGCGACCTCGGCCGCCGCGTCGAGCACGGCCGTCTCCGGCTCACCGGCCGGGTCGGCGAGCTGATCATCCGCGGCGGCGAGAACATCCTCGTCGCCCCGGTGCTGTCCAGCGCAATGCATCTCGCGACCTGCGGCGGGCTGCTCGCCGCCCGGTCCATCAACAGCTGCCTTGCCGGAAGCCTGGACGAAGACCGCCTGTTCGCCGAGTTCGAGACCCGCCACCGGCACGAGTACGGCCTGTTCCACGAGTTCCTGGTCTCCTCCTACGACATGCGCCAGGACGAACGGTCCTACTTCTGGAAGGCCCGCAAGGTCACCAGCGTCGGTACGACGGAACTCGAGGCGTTCGTCGAGCTGGTGGGCGGCCTGGCGTCGGGCGACGCGTCGCTCACCGAGGCGGCCGGGCCGGCGGGCGAACGGCTCACCGCGGTCGCCGACGACTTCGAGCGAGCCGTGCGCCGCCTCCCCGACGCCGACGACCTGCGCAATCCGCTCTACGAGTCCGAGAGCTTCCGGCAGGTGTTCCAGGAGGGACCGTCCCACAGGAACGCCGGGGTGTTCGGCGGGCCGTTGGAGTCCGAGGCACTGCTGCGACCCGGCGGCCTGGTGGCGTCGGAGGACGGGCCGGCCTGGGTCGAGCCTGAGGGGCGATAG
- a CDS encoding dihydrofolate reductase family protein: MRSVTYSMSVSLDGYIVGPDGSFDWTVPDEEVFRFWIDEIRQVGVHLLGRRLYETMLYWETADQNPSLDDSEHEWAALWKPLPKVVFSTTLSAVQGNARLASGGLVEEIERLRAEPGESDIAIGGATLAAEAAASGQIDEYRAMVYPVLVGGGIPFFPQRERRVDLELVETRTFSSGVVYLRYRVAR, translated from the coding sequence ATGCGCAGCGTGACCTATTCGATGAGCGTCTCACTTGACGGCTACATCGTCGGGCCGGACGGCAGCTTCGACTGGACCGTTCCCGACGAGGAGGTCTTTCGCTTCTGGATCGACGAGATTCGTCAGGTCGGCGTCCACCTGTTGGGGCGACGGCTGTACGAGACGATGCTGTACTGGGAGACCGCCGACCAGAATCCCTCGCTCGACGACTCCGAGCACGAGTGGGCCGCGCTCTGGAAGCCGCTCCCCAAGGTGGTGTTCTCCACGACGCTGTCGGCGGTGCAGGGCAATGCCCGCCTGGCCTCCGGCGGCCTGGTGGAGGAGATCGAGCGGTTGCGAGCCGAGCCGGGGGAGAGCGACATCGCGATCGGCGGCGCGACTCTCGCCGCCGAGGCGGCCGCGTCGGGTCAGATCGACGAGTACCGGGCCATGGTCTACCCGGTGCTGGTCGGCGGTGGCATTCCGTTCTTTCCCCAACGCGAACGCCGGGTGGATCTCGAACTCGTCGAGACCCGCACCTTCAGCTCGGGAGTCGTCTACCTCCGCTACCGCGTGGCGCGTTAG